The following are encoded together in the Lathyrus oleraceus cultivar Zhongwan6 chromosome 3, CAAS_Psat_ZW6_1.0, whole genome shotgun sequence genome:
- the LOC127127933 gene encoding uncharacterized protein LOC127127933, giving the protein MGGGTMHVEHIVTQLRNTLNNNFSSSSSSNLNPSLPTDSNTNKTLSSCCCNGKLCRKQEMTSSECLYKHVFETVPSQREVEDAISALQEFMKAISSTITIQQISDSYDSRIMLSQGYKRLYDALQMLQADPAVKRLVVSLSSDEAIWDAVIRNVLHQRLLELPHSVNCERPQISGQREIGIEIISWIFDIMKGKILELIESFQSLVNDLFQSPRIGNATQLDEKVRSSTLLSIVILLIVIVARSQSRHV; this is encoded by the exons ATGGGAGGTGGAACTATGCATGTTGAACATATTGTAACTCAATTGAGGAACACCCTCAATAataatttctcatcttcatcttcttccaaTCTCAACCCTTCACTTCCAACAGACAGCAACACCAATAAAACCTTATCTTCTTGTTGCTGTAATGGCAAACTATGCAGAAAACAAGAGATGACATCAAGTGAGTGTCTTTATAAACATGTATTTGAGACTGTTCCATCTCAAAGGGAAGTTGAAGATGCAATTTCAGCTCTTCAAGA GTTTATGAAAGCAATATCATCAACAATCACTATTCAGCAAATTTCAGACTCTTATGATTCAAGGATTATGTTGTCTCAGGGATATAAAAGACTTTATGATGCTCTTCAGATGCTACAAGCTGATCCTGCTGTTAAG AGATTAGTGGTTTCATTATCATCTGATGAAGCCATTTGGGATGCTGTCATAAGAAATGTGTTGCATCAAAGGCTTCTGGAGTTGCCTCATTCAG TTAATTGTGAAAGGCCTCAGATTTCAGGACAAAGAGAGATTGGCATAGAAATCATAAGCTGGATATTTGATATCATGAAAGGAAAGATTTTGGAGCTGATAGAAAGTTTTCAGTCACTTGTAAATGATTTATTTCAGTCGCCTAGGATTGGTAATGCAACACAGTTGGATGAAAAAGTTAGGTCATCAACCCTTCTCTCCATTGTTATCCTCTTGATTGTAATCGTGGCTAGATCCCAAAGTCGTCACGTCTAA